cagaagAGGTTACAGACataaccccccaccaccaccaccgagGTGCCCCGTATTCAGGCGTGTGACCCACTGCTGGACTCCGAGGAAGGCCAGCAGCGCCAGGTCGGGCTGCTTGTTGAGCCGGAGGACGCACTCCCAGTACACGTcgtcctccttctccttctccagAGCGTAGAGCGTGAAGAGCGGCGGGTAAAGCCGAGGCAGGAGGACGGGCAGCAGCAGAGTCCAGCTGCTCACCACCAGCCTGAGGAGCAAACACCGAGGGGTTAAAACGCCAAGGAGGGGAgaaaccagcagggggcgcagaTCGGCCCATACCCGGGGCGGGGGGACTCCAACGGGGCATCGGCAGCACTCGGCTCCCTTTTCATCTGGATGTTGGAGGCTGGTTCTGGGATTTGAACGCCCTCTTCTGGCAAGTCTGGGAACAGAAACCTACAAGACATTCAAATATCAGCTGTTATGTGACACAAACACCAAGAACTTCATTAGATTTAGATTAATCTAAAGTTTGTCGTTTGTTTTTCCAATTGTCGACtaaatttaaaactaaattgtttttttcagaacttCTTTCACTAACTTGAACttcagttgctttttttttttagacaaataaaCTTGACAGTCTTACTTTGAAAATCAGAACCTTTacattgaaaatgtatttacttcCTGTGACAGCAGCACATTTGGTTTGTTTATATACTTAAAATCccaaattattttgaattttagaGTGGTAATTACACAGCTGAAAGTGTATTTTTACTATAATCCACTATATTTACAGAGATCACAATTTCAGACGTTACACTCAAGTTTTCGGGAAAGACTCGCAAATATCCGAGTATTCGGATCCttgctccagctccagttccaaTAGtgtaaataatgaaataaagaagCACACTTGGTTCCaaactgagttaaaaaaaatctacctgACGATCTGGAAGATGCGACTGAGGTAGGACTTAATCTCGGTGACAGCTAGCGGCAGCAGTCGCCGGTTTGCGCCGACGCCCACGTATGTCATCCTGTAAACCGCCACCAGGGTCTCCACCAGCTGGCCCAGCGGGTGCAGGGGGGTGTCGCATgcctggaataaaaaaataacaaaatttaaaaaatttcatGGGCTTTCATTTCACAGAAtggatttgcacatttttgcacTTTAGAGTCTATTTTCTAACCTATGTAGCTTAATAAAAGCGCATCAAACTATAAGACACGTtaagcaagaagaaaaaagtcagtCATACCTCATTAACtctgttcacagtaactctaggaCTCCGTGTTAGCTACGGTAGAACTGTTAGCcgcgttagcatatttacaatacctATAACTCCCAATATTGGtagcaacacataaaaaacagattgaCACTGCTCAAATAAATGGTATCAGTCACGTAAAAATAGCACAGTCCGACACCGCTACACGGTAGCCGCATCAGCATTTTTACAATTCCtgtaactcctaaccttgttagtaacacataaaaaagtcaGACACTGCTACACGCTAGCTGCGTTAACATATACCCACAACACCCAACCATATTTATTAATGCATTTATAAGGCGCTCCAGATTATTAAGTGAACTGTCgtttactgaaaaaaatattaagtttTTTAAGTGCCATACAGTTCGTTTACAACAGTAAtgatttttgtgttatttataaTTGTAATAAAGTTATAAGATCCAATTTGCGactaaaaatgtatgtattgtGTTGAAttatagttttacttttttctattttggcgTTCCTGAGTGTCCGTACGGGTGGACTCACGTTGAGGAGGTACACGCGGATGAGGTCGTATCTCTCCATGGTGATGGGACCTTCATGCTGCGGGACGACCTCCAGACCCTCCAGGGTTTTGCTGTGACTCCGAGACAACAACCCTGGACTGAGGGAAACACTAAAGTCTAGTTTCATTTGTCTGATTACGGGAGGCGTCTCTCTGAACACCTGAAGCGCACCTGTCCCGGATGTGTTGGCGGTGGCTGGTGAGGGCCACGGCGATGTTCTCCCAGGCCTTCAGGTGCTCTCCCCGCTCTGGCGCCTCGCAGCCCAGCTGACTCCAACACTCCTGGAAGACGGCCTGCCACTTCTCCTCCGCGCTGACGCACAGCCGGCCCAGCTTCCTGTACGGTTACACGCAAACGTTCATCACTCAGGTACGGTGAGGCTTCTCTGAAGCCAACGCTGCAGCAGGCTTACACGGCTCGCGTCTTGTCTTTGCCGGAGTCGAACAGGTGAGGTTTGAAGTACGAGCCGGTCACTTTGAGCCCGGAGCCCCATTCGCCACTGAAGGAACCCTCCAGGTAGTCGCCGTTCGCCAAGGTCAGCACGCCCTGACGGACGGAGGGCGCCATCAGCCCACCAACCCCAACATGTCTGTTCTTCAGAATGTCACCAGAGTTAGTCACCTTCCCGCTGAGGGTCCAGTCGTCAGAAAAGTCCCCCTCATACGTCGTATCGTCTTCCGAGACCAGGACACCAgttccctgaaaaaaaaaaaaaagaagaaaactctgAGTTTAGTTGACTTATCTTCAGTCTGGTAAATTAGGTCAAATCTAAGAAAAATGTATGGAAagccaaataaaacaaaaatacaaacaacaaaatTCATAATTATAGTGTATCTCGTAAAAAGTAAACCATCACAGTCATTTACTACAAGCTAAAAGTTGGTTTAAAGTATGGAAAGCCAAGagggccaaaaaaaacaaacaacaaaattatattattatagTGTTTCTATTCAACATAACTTCATAATTTCCTAAAGACTACATGTATGTATGCTAGTGGGCGGGGCTTTATATATAATTTAAGATAAACAATTAGAGCAAAGCCTCCCAAAAAGCGTTTAAAAGTGCtttgacaaaatatttttaatgtttaattaaaTATGCCTTTTaagtataatttaaaataaaaaaacttttctgcatCAGATTTTTCtagtcaaacatttttgatgtcGAGTTActttttaacttgaaaaaaagGGCATATAAAAACCTACTAACtaactaaaaatataaatttataaCCCTTCaatgaataataaaaagcaTTAATTGAAAGAATttctctgatctgcttgctcagctgttggacaggacaagttaacaaaaagaaaaaaaagaacaagaaaaaaaaaaaagaaagaatttcttTGCTTTGGTGcagtttctttattgtttttcttaattttcttgacCTAACGCACAGACAAGAAGGCTCCCACAACCCCACATTATGAGCATTTGATGAGCGCTCACCGCCATTTTGTTGTCCTTGAAAGCTCCTTCGTAGTACAGCCCGAACTGCGTGACGACGACGCCCGTGCCCTGACGCAGGTGGTCCTGCCACATGCCCATGAACTTCTCCCCTCTGCAGAGAAAACCCACCAAGCTTTGGCTTCTGCGCGGGTCATTTCAAACGGTGCGGCCGAACCGAGCGTTACTTTGTGATGTCGTCGAAGACTCCGTAGCCCGTCTTCTTGTCCTGCAGCCACTGGCCGATGAAGACGCTGGGCGAGGAGGTGTTCAGCTTGCCGCTGCGCAGCATGCCGTGGCCGTGGCGCACGCCGTCCTGGAAGGACCCATCGTAAACCTCTCCGCTGGCATACCTGCAGTCGGTCACACCAACTATCATCAAGCAGAAATGCTAACGCTAACATCAAAGGTCAAAGCGGTCTCACCTGTAGGTCCCTGGACCGTGCATTTTCCCATCTTTCCAATGGCCCTGATAGCAGTCGTTCTTGTTGAGAGGCTTATTTGGAGCCAAAAACTCCCCAAAGCTGGACAAACACACCAATAAATGAGAGGAAGGAGATAAACTAACCGAAGCTCTAGACTGACAAAACAACTGGTTTCTGGCTGATTTACCCATCCTCCAGTCCATTCTTGAACGTCCCAGTGTAGATCCTCCCATCAGGCCATTTTAGCACTCCgctgaggaaaagaaagaacaatcgGACTCGGAACAGAAAGCTTTCAAACTTTAGGTTCTGAATCAAGCGGGTCAGACCTGCCGTGGGGCTTTCCGGACACCCAGCCACCTTCATACGTCGCCTCTTTCAGGCGTCCTTCTTTGTAGAAGGTGTAGGCAGCTGTTCTGGAGATGGGCGGTTCTGACTTCTGCGCCGTCCCGCTCAGAGCCTGATCCACTGCTTGGTTGATGGCACGCAGCCACTTGgactacaacaacaacaacagaaacccAACCAGCTTCAGAGAAAGCTCAGGGTATCTAACACTAAACAGACGTATCAGAATATGAATTTAGCTTTGTCTGCTAACTTTTATACGGAGCCCGtgaccaataaaaaaatacttagacGTTCCCTTGAAGTAATAATGCGTTTGAACGCATTATTACCTCGTTCCCATGAAATAATTCCAGAccccaaacaaaaataaacttaaatgctTCTAGTTACATTTTACTGTAATGAACAAAACTGGTTTAAAGTAACAATATCAACAAAATGTGCTTTTGCCACTGCATCAACGTTTCCATTAACTAGGAAATTGCACAAATTGGGTTTGCAATAATAAATTAACCTAATGGAAACacggcaattaaaaaaaaaaactcttataaaaaaaaagaggcgtATCGAAATGGATATATTTGGCAAAACTGCtctagaaacactttttttttacttaaatgagTTGAAAACGATTTAACATGttagaatatatatatagaatttAGCACTATTTTAGCTTTTAATTCTTTTCTTAGCTTTGAAAATACTGTAAAACAAgcccagttgtgttttttttcttttgtggctttcatgtgcatttatttttgtagagTATTTCCAAAGGCAGGACTGTTTGAATAGTGAAATAGAGATGAAATGGTGTCatgaaaaaatgtgtaaaagacTCACCTTTTCTGAGGGAGACGACGCCAGAAGTGTTAATGTCTCTTCAGGTGTGATCACCTTCAACCCATGTCTACGCAAAAAAACAGACCGTACAACGTTAAAGAAGCTTTAAAAGTCTGAACCTATTAAGTAAATAAACATATTTCAGAAGGACTTTTATATCAGTAATTTCTCAATAGTCAAACTAATATAAAAACCCTTGAAAGTGAAGAAACTTACAGGCTGGAGTCGTCCTCTGGGATTGGCTCCACCCACAGCGTTGCTAAAGGGAAGATGTGATGAGAGGAGAACtggaaagaagcaaaggtggggttaaaaaaaaaaatcacagtttaATTACGAAAATCTTATTCATATTATAGTTATGAATATGTATTATCATCGTCGCAATTTTAAACTCTGCAGTACGGGTTTCAGAAACAACAGTGTAAACTGTGATAAATGGCTAACGTAAAGGTTTACATACACGCTAAAACAATCTCACTGCAGTGGAAGTATTTAACCAATCACAAAAGATCCCTTTTACGCATTTGGCCAATCAGACATAGCCTTTCTGCCGCCGACCAATTGGACAGAGCCATTTCATGTCAGATTACCACTTCCAATATAGACCTAAGTTATTTGGAGTTTAATTTAAGTTACGTTGACTCTTATtgctgttttgctatttgtttaatAATGCTCATCTCGGACATCGTGATattagttttcctcatatcatgtagccctactttttttattttatttaatttgagtcaaatatgtttttaacaaCTTTGCATTTCAAAATTAAGTGTAATCTTCTACGCTAAAAATTACGtttgatatatttatttctctacatgcttttattttgtacagTCCCATcctactattttttttgttccattcaGTTTCaactgctgcagacattttaaactgaaaaacgAAATATCAAAATTAGcagaaatttaattttgaaaatcacAATCAAGCAAGCACAACTGTCACAAAATCAGGACAACACTGTGAACGCTGATAGCAAAAGAACagatcataaaaaaaaggatgatggcGGAAACACTTGAAGTATTGGGGTGGGGGACTTTTCAATAGGGACCGCCAAAAAAAACTGACACCAAGAGTGAAAACAGGATCAGCTGACTGAAAAAGGCAGTGAAAAGAGGGTGTTTGAGGTGTGAACCCACTGGGGTCAAAACAAACACGGGAGAGCTACAAAAATAAtcccttttttgtaaaaaaaaaacaacaaatcagttaattttcttttcaaataatttcaaccaaatattttcTACAGTGTAGAAATGTTCTAATTATAAATATTGCTTGTTTAAACAGCTTCAGCGACAACAGGGACCGGCAGGTTTGGAATGACAAACTAAGTCCTCATTTATTATaatgaaatcatttcaaaacaaagtaaaagtaaactaaaagaaaaactcgGACAACTTACAATTTAAACATATTAGTTTGTTCTACAACAAACatgaaatacacaaataaaggaatttcatttttgtcaatttactaaaattaaggtttaaaaatgaaaaaaaaaaaactaaaaataaatggatttacaagaataatttaattttataaaaatatgtattttaccaaaaaaaaggtGTTCAAAAATAAGGATATTTAAGATGAATTCTATATAGTCATAGTGGAACATTTTATGAAACAGAATAAAgataaagatttttctttcatttgaaagaaaaaattcatacaatagagaaaaaaattaagaaaattcactaaaaaactgaaaaactaacaaaaatgttgaattttgtGAAATACAAAAGTGAATACAAATATACTACGGATCATTAAGAAAATTCAACGTGGAATTAAcgtaaataaaatcaacaaacaaATTAGCAAAATTAAGGAGCAATAGCAGCATCAAGTTGTACTTTGaatacaacaacaaataaaatttaaagcgTAAACAAAATAGCATAAAAAATCCGAAAACTGTTTAGAGTTTTAATCAATAAAAGAAGGATAAAGAAGAGTAATCTTTTGCGCTCAACGCTGCCACTGATGGCTGACACATTGAATGACACCTCAGTTTGATTTGTAATCGGTTGACAGGATGGTGAAGCATTCAGACacacagagaggaagatgaggaggaggaggacgaggaggaggtTTTGTTTGGGCTGTTGCTCGTAGCTTCATACTTACGAGGTTTTTATGAGGCGCCACGCCCTGACAGCACGGAGGaaagcacacaaacattcaGACACGGCAGGCGGAAAAgtgagagaagaagaggagcggCGGCGGCGCTCGGGGCTGACCTGCGCGTGGACCAGAGCGTCGTTGAAAAGGATGAACCAGTTGACGGAGAAGCGGCCGGCGTTCTGCAGCGTCAGCGTTTTGTTGCTGCTCTCGCAGATCAGCCGGCGCTGGGGCTTCCGCAGCGAGTCCTGGCCACCAGAAAACGGTCAGCGGGATGTCACGGCGAcaggacacacaaaaacacactggcGGACGCTTACCGTCATTTTACCGGGAAAGCTCTTCCAGAAGTGGAAGGTGTACTCtgcctccttcctcctcctcttcagctgGAGGCTCAAAGCTTCAAACTTGGAGCAGCTGTCCTGCAGCTTCCTGTAGTCCTCAGAGTTCTGAAGGATCAAACACGAATAGGAAAATTAAGGCTGCAGGTGGCATTGGATGGTCCGCCCGTGCCTTTGCAGCCCACCCTCTCTGAAGGAGCAGCTGCCTAATGCCCCCGCTGCAACCACACAGCCCCTTTCTACCCATTCTCAATAGCTGAGCAGCCTTTGTGCTACTTTCatccaaaaatcttttttcctaaaaaggttaagtatgctaactatgctaatatGGCTATAATTGCTAGCATTGTGTTGCGTCTCATCTACCATTTCAGAATGTCACACTGCTGaagatgctaattatgctaattatgcttatgttcctaaaagtgctagcactgCGTTCAGCATCAACTATCTCATAATTGCTTAGATTGTTAAATATGCTAACTTTAGTAGCTATGTCTATGGGGTTACAATTGCTAGCACTTCCTTCAGTATCATTAActatctcttttaaaaaaactgctgaaaatgctaattatgctatcACTGTTAACTATGCTAACCTTAAATAACTGGCTAGCAATGCGTTAAGCATCATCAACTCCCTCTGGGAACTACATTGCTAAAGGTGCTAATTAGGCTAACTTGGCTAAATGTTCTAGCATTGTGTTCAGCACCATCAGCTATctgggaaaaaaacactttgctaAAGATGCTAATAATGCTATCTTTGCTAATTACCATGCTAATGTTAATCAAAGTTCTAGCAATGTGTTAAGCATCAAATagctcagaaaaacacaatgcTAAAGATGCTAATCATGCTCATGTTGCTAAAGGTGTCAGCACTGCATTCAGCATCATTAACTACCTTAGAAAAAACACATagcaaaaaatgttaattatgCTAATGTAGCCAGAAGTGCTAGTATTAGCTCAGCACCATCAACTATCTCTAAAAAACACACCACtaaagatgctaatgatgctatCTTTGTTAACTATGATAATGTTAATTATAGTGCTAGACTAGTAATACGATGAGAATCATGACTGTCTGAGAAATAAACACTGCTAAAGATGCTAACTATACCAATGTTGCTAAAAGTTGCAACATTGCGGCTACCATTAtcaattattttagaaaaacacatgGCTAAAGATGGAAACTATGTTGGCAATGCTAGCAGCGCTGACATTTTCACTCCAAAGGgcagtaaaaaagaagaaatattacGACTACGATAGGAAGGTTTTTAAAGCCACGTGGTgagtgtctttgtgtgttttctgctccTACACACTGCTGATGTTAGTTTGGGactgcttattttttttccgAAAACCATATGGTCCTTGCGGTCCCAGACTGATGCAGGCCATAATTAAACACATTCTGTATGGTTTCCCGTCCGATCATCGTACCACTTCAAAGCAGGTGGCTAGCTTGAGCAGGAGCCGCCCATACTCCTGAACATGGTGGAAGGGGAGGTAAAAGAGCGCCACCATGAGGTCCGGCACGGCGGCGTTCTCCTCGCTACATTCCGACAGCCTCTGCAGCAGCTCAGGACTTTTCCCAAAAGCGTCCCTTCAACAGAAGATCCATCGTGAACCCTCTGGTCCTACTTCTGAGTGCCGAGTGTTTCAGTACTCACAGCAAAGGTTTGGCCAGACTCTGGAAGCCCCCCATCACCTGGAAGTTCCCCACTGCGCTGCAGTAACTTCAGGAAAAGAGGGGTGTGAAAAAACTGCAACGCACAAAGTCAGGACGGACGTCTGCTTACGTACTCGCTGTAAGAGTCCAGGAAGATGTCATGGTGGTTCAGGATGAGCAGACCCTGGAGACCGCGGCAGCGCCGGAGGTTGGAGGTGAGGCTGGCACTGTGCTGTCCCGTCAGGTGACACAGTCCACCGAACTGTCCCGCCAAGGTCTGCAGGACGCCGATGGTCGTCTGACCCAGTGCTGAGCTCAGGGACTctgggaaaacaaagaaaagctgtcCAAGTCAGGGAAGAAGTGGGGGGAAAGCACGACTGGAAGCAGTACCTACCCAGCTCCAGCAGGGGGCGAATGACCTGCGACTTGATGTTACACAGCTTGCAGTAGAACTTCCTCTCCGTAGAAGCTAGCTCGTGGAGGCTAGCGATGAGGCCCATCACGTTCCTGTCCGACAGCGCCATGCACCTCCCCCCACCGGCACAAACGTTGCTGACATATCCCAGCTGGAACACAAAGagaatacacaaaaaaacaatcaacaatAAAAGTCTGTTACATAAATATTACAAATCTTCCCACACTTTTTGAGTTAACTTTTGCATTATTTTGCAGAGTAGgcttaaaaagtattttaatttgaaatccaGTGGGGCTACTTCCTTACATTCATGCAGAAAGGCAACAGAACGGGCTGCTGGGTGTATCCCCCCACCcgccgctcctcttcctcccctccCTGAGCCAcggcctcctcctcttcctcctcgccTTCCCTCATTTGCTGGCCGCTGTAGTAGATGATGGGCTGGATGCAGTCGCCGTCCGCCAGCAGCAGGGAGTGCCGTTCTCCCGCGCTCGCGTCCCACACCCGGATCCCTTCCGACATCTGGGCGAGAAGGCGGAGACAACATGGAGGTTCAGGAAGGACGAACTTCAGGGCTTCACCTGGGGGCTCGGCTTCCTGACCTTGGTGAGGCGGGGGACGGTGCTGGGCTTCTCCATGTGTCCGAGCTGACCACAGTGGTTTCTGCCCCACGAGAACACCTGGATCATAAAACACATTGAAACGGCCTGAAAACAGACTTTCCCCTcagaaatgttacttttttagTCAGAAAACAGGGATTCTGCTTCTCCATTATTTgcaattttaaaagtaattgaaCCCTACCAGTTAAATTTTgcttatttcttttcattttaacaaacaaaatacttagtgaccaaaaaaaaaaagaaagaaaatttacCTTGGTAATAGTTCtacttcatttttagttttcttaCCATAAATATTTGACATATTTAGCAATTAGCATATAGCATTAGCTCATTCTAGcttattgttttttaagtttagtaatattttttagGTTAttaattatcaaaaaaataaaataattcagatGTAGGAAATAGTACATTTTTACAGCCCAGAatcctttttacaaaaaaagtcaaactataAATGTTTGTAATATTTAGCAAAAATTAGTTTTAGCATAAACATTGGATTTTAtcaaatatataatatttttgtgagcttatttatttagcaaataaataagttttatacataaaaaagtttttttatatgtataaaATGGTATACGTTTTTAAAAGCTTGACATCTATTTA
The sequence above is drawn from the Oryzias latipes chromosome 2, ASM223467v1 genome and encodes:
- the als2 gene encoding alsin isoform X2 — its product is METQSSEGDCGGERGLLHAWRGYSCSVTPERLLLPRPVLQVALGARHAVLLVEGGQVYSLGALPWKQKASVATDPTPEGALSGQRVLAVAAGSFHCGAVTEDGGVHMWGDNGAGQCGLSGLSSVPNPTPVALMEPESSSAQVVSVLELACGERHTLALSLQREVWAWGGGCQPCLNAAASPVWRPRKVEQLAGRRVLQVACGATHSLALVRCFGPGDTQRPPVDKCSQCNQLLYTMTDKEDHVIISDGHCCPLGVEPTEDDPPTPALKTSPSEPVLTSHISASEPPGVTSSDSAHTEDSGKEGFLANEGEEPSSAVSRAKNSPYPDERAVKEYLRRLSDNTQADAKTATGGRQALLPSAGLASSTLNNLASCASAVGERVASTYEALSFKKMMNFYLPSRPPGSEGGAEVGDLTADRVRQEDSVQTKKSCSTGDIHEEEAEGLRRRLSLPGLLSQGRYAVQLLSSSYGLQLSPRLLRRAGRSKVRAVALTPVVGAVPEAKEVLPSLQTEVWSWGSGEHGQLGHGDCSDQLQPLCIKSLNNKEVVRVVAGAHHSLALTAQCQVFSWGRNHCGQLGHMEKPSTVPRLTKMSEGIRVWDASAGERHSLLLADGDCIQPIIYYSGQQMREGEEEEEEAVAQGGEEEERRVGGYTQQPVLLPFCMNLGYVSNVCAGGGRCMALSDRNVMGLIASLHELASTERKFYCKLCNIKSQVIRPLLELESLSSALGQTTIGVLQTLAGQFGGLCHLTGQHSASLTSNLRRCRGLQGLLILNHHDIFLDSYSDYCSAVGNFQVMGGFQSLAKPLLDAFGKSPELLQRLSECSEENAAVPDLMVALFYLPFHHVQEYGRLLLKLATCFEVNSEDYRKLQDSCSKFEALSLQLKRRRKEAEYTFHFWKSFPGKMTDSLRKPQRRLICESSNKTLTLQNAGRFSVNWFILFNDALVHAQGVAPHKNLFSSHHIFPLATLWVEPIPEDDSSLHGLKVITPEETLTLLASSPSEKSKWLRAINQAVDQALSGTAQKSEPPISRTAAYTFYKEGRLKEATYEGGWVSGKPHGSGVLKWPDGRIYTGTFKNGLEDGFGEFLAPNKPLNKNDCYQGHWKDGKMHGPGTYRYASGEVYDGSFQDGVRHGHGMLRSGKLNTSSPSVFIGQWLQDKKTGYGVFDDITKGEKFMGMWQDHLRQGTGVVVTQFGLYYEGAFKDNKMAGTGVLVSEDDTTYEGDFSDDWTLSGKGVLTLANGDYLEGSFSGEWGSGLKVTGSYFKPHLFDSGKDKTRAVKLGRLCVSAEEKWQAVFQECWSQLGCEAPERGEHLKAWENIAVALTSHRQHIRDSPGLLSRSHSKTLEGLEVVPQHEGPITMERYDLIRVYLLNACDTPLHPLGQLVETLVAVYRMTYVGVGANRRLLPLAVTEIKSYLSRIFQIVRFLFPDLPEEGVQIPEPASNIQMKREPSAADAPLESPRPGLVVSSWTLLLPVLLPRLYPPLFTLYALEKEKEDDVYWECVLRLNKQPDLALLAFLGVQQKFWPISPSIPETGDKPLVVSTTKDACFASAVETLQQISTTFTPTDKLQVIQLTFEEITQVVQSLLKQDFLWSMDELFPVFLYVVLRARIRNLGSEVSLMEDLMDPSVQHGELGIMFTTLKACYYQIQHEKIT
- the als2 gene encoding alsin isoform X5 → METQRKSSEGDCGGERGLLHAWRGYSCSVTPERLLLPRPVLQVALGARHAVLLVEGGQVYSLGALPWKQKASVATDPTPEGALSGQRVLAVAAGSFHCGAVTEDGGVHMWGDNGAGQCGLSGLSSVPNPTPVALMEPESSSAQVVSVLELACGERHTLALSLQREVWAWGGGCQPCLNAAASPVWRPRKVEQLAGRRVLQVACGATHSLALVRCFGPGDTQRPPVDKCSQCNQLLYTMTDKEDHVIISDGHCCPLGVEPTEDDPPTPALKTSPSEPVLTSHISASEPPGVTSSDSAHTEDSGKEGFLANEGEEPSSAVSRAKNSPYPDERAVKEYLRRLSDNTQADAKTATGGRQALLPSAGLASSTLNNLASCASAVGERVASTYEALSFKKMMNFYLPSRPPGSEGGAEVGDLTADRVRQEDSVQTKKSCSTGDIHEEEAEGLRRRLSLPGLLSQVSPRLLRRAGRSKVRAVALTPVVGAVPEAKEVLPSLQTEVWSWGSGEHGQLGHGDCSDQLQPLCIKSLNNKEVVRVVAGAHHSLALTAQCQVFSWGRNHCGQLGHMEKPSTVPRLTKMSEGIRVWDASAGERHSLLLADGDCIQPIIYYSGQQMREGEEEEEEAVAQGGEEEERRVGGYTQQPVLLPFCMNLGYVSNVCAGGGRCMALSDRNVMGLIASLHELASTERKFYCKLCNIKSQVIRPLLELESLSSALGQTTIGVLQTLAGQFGGLCHLTGQHSASLTSNLRRCRGLQGLLILNHHDIFLDSYSDYCSAVGNFQVMGGFQSLAKPLLDAFGKSPELLQRLSECSEENAAVPDLMVALFYLPFHHVQEYGRLLLKLATCFEVNSEDYRKLQDSCSKFEALSLQLKRRRKEAEYTFHFWKSFPGKMTDSLRKPQRRLICESSNKTLTLQNAGRFSVNWFILFNDALVHAQFSSHHIFPLATLWVEPIPEDDSSLHGLKVITPEETLTLLASSPSEKSKWLRAINQAVDQALSGTAQKSEPPISRTAAYTFYKEGRLKEATYEGGWVSGKPHGSGVLKWPDGRIYTGTFKNGLEDGFGEFLAPNKPLNKNDCYQGHWKDGKMHGPGTYRYASGEVYDGSFQDGVRHGHGMLRSGKLNTSSPSVFIGQWLQDKKTGYGVFDDITKGEKFMGMWQDHLRQGTGVVVTQFGLYYEGAFKDNKMAGTGVLVSEDDTTYEGDFSDDWTLSGKGVLTLANGDYLEGSFSGEWGSGLKVTGSYFKPHLFDSGKDKTRAVKLGRLCVSAEEKWQAVFQECWSQLGCEAPERGEHLKAWENIAVALTSHRQHIRDSPGLLSRSHSKTLEGLEVVPQHEGPITMERYDLIRVYLLNACDTPLHPLGQLVETLVAVYRMTYVGVGANRRLLPLAVTEIKSYLSRIFQIVRFLFPDLPEEGVQIPEPASNIQMKREPSAADAPLESPRPGLVVSSWTLLLPVLLPRLYPPLFTLYALEKEKEDDVYWECVLRLNKQPDLALLAFLGVQQKFWPISPSIPETGDKPLVVSTTKDACFASAVETLQQISTTFTPTDKLQVIQLTFEEITQVVQSLLKQDFLWSMDELFPVFLYVVLRARIRNLGSEVSLMEDLMDPSVQHGELGIMFTTLKACYYQIQHEKIT
- the als2 gene encoding alsin isoform X4 — protein: METQRKSSEGDCGGERGLLHAWRGYSCSVTPERLLLPRPVLQVALGARHAVLLVEGGQVYSLGALPWKQKASVATDPTPEGALSGQRVLAVAAGSFHCGAVTEDGGVHMWGDNGAGQCGLSGLSSVPNPTPVALMEPESSSAQVVSVLELACGERHTLALSLQREVWAWGGGCQPCLNAAASPVWRPRKVEQLAGRRVLQVACGATHSLALVRCFGPGDTQRPPVDKCSQCNQLLYTMTDKEDHVIISDGHCCPLGVEPTEDDPPTPALKTSPSEPVLTSHISASEPPGVTSSDSAHTEDSGKEGFLANEGEEPSSAVSRAKNSPYPDERAVKEYLRRLSDNTQADAKTATGGRQALLPSAGLASSTLNNLASCASAVGERVASTYEALSFKKMMNFYLPSRPPGSEGGAEVGDLTADRVRQEDSVQTKKSCSTGDIHEEEAEGLRRRLSLPGLLSQVSPRLLRRAGRSKVRAVALTPVVGAVPEAKEVLPSLQTEVWSWGSGEHGQLGHGDCSDQLQPLCIKSLNNKEVVRVVAGAHHSLALTAQCQVFSWGRNHCGQLGHMEKPSTVPRLTKMSEGIRVWDASAGERHSLLLADGDCIQPIIYYSGQQMREGEEEEEEAVAQGGEEEERRVGGYTQQPVLLPFCMNLGYVSNVCAGGGRCMALSDRNVMGLIASLHELASTERKFYCKLCNIKSQVIRPLLELESLSSALGQTTIGVLQTLAGQFGGLCHLTGQHSASLTSNLRRCRGLQGLLILNHHDIFLDSYSDYCSAVGNFQVMGGFQSLAKPLLDAFGKSPELLQRLSECSEENAAVPDLMVALFYLPFHHVQEYGRLLLKLATCFEVNSEDYRKLQDSCSKFEALSLQLKRRRKEAEYTFHFWKSFPGKMTDSLRKPQRRLICESSNKTLTLQNAGRFSVNWFILFNDALVHAQGVAPHKNLFSSHHIFPLATLWVEPIPEDDSSLHGLKVITPEETLTLLASSPSEKSKWLRAINQAVDQALSGTAQKSEPPISRTAAYTFYKEGRLKEATYEGGWVSGKPHGSGVLKWPDGRIYTGTFKNGLEDGFGEFLAPNKPLNKNDCYQGHWKDGKMHGPGTYRYASGEVYDGSFQDGVRHGHGMLRSGKLNTSSPSVFIGQWLQDKKTGYGVFDDITKGEKFMGMWQDHLRQGTGVVVTQFGLYYEGAFKDNKMAGTGVLVSEDDTTYEGDFSDDWTLSGKGVLTLANGDYLEGSFSGEWGSGLKVTGSYFKPHLFDSGKDKTRAVKLGRLCVSAEEKWQAVFQECWSQLGCEAPERGEHLKAWENIAVALTSHRQHIRDSPGLLSRSHSKTLEGLEVVPQHEGPITMERYDLIRVYLLNACDTPLHPLGQLVETLVAVYRMTYVGVGANRRLLPLAVTEIKSYLSRIFQIVRFLFPDLPEEGVQIPEPASNIQMKREPSAADAPLESPRPGLVVSSWTLLLPVLLPRLYPPLFTLYALEKEKEDDVYWECVLRLNKQPDLALLAFLGVQQKFWPISPSIPETGDKPLVVSTTKDACFASAVETLQQISTTFTPTDKLQVIQLTFEEITQVVQSLLKQDFLWSMDELFPVFLYVVLRARIRNLGSEVSLMEDLMDPSVQHGELGIMFTTLKACYYQIQHEKIT